From the genome of Novipirellula aureliae, one region includes:
- a CDS encoding putative glycoside hydrolase has protein sequence MNTQQRTTRSGWAKFCLLLICVAVSQRDVGLAADIYRNSDGSQFAAKDFYPKFSWDTAPMYYMFGDGQRVLRANEVEFIAARTDFICIEKSHGRQELGAAELGAKHEAAAFKKVKPEMKVLFYFNSAYAWPFTSYNQAFTRREIDKHPELKRFLIVDPKTGELAHRNNVFFFDVLNPELRQWWANTVAKGVAESGCDGAFIDQMHGFAWLREDQKDDVQKAMGEMMALLKQKMGPGKILLGNNANQEIAKHVFPVIDASMFEHYSEKLLSKEALLQDWDDMLRIAQAGKMSIFRIGVESDRSRNQNQGPQGSRRDYSELAKERAEYYLACFLIGAQPYSYFQYGWGWTLSSGSLHDFPELHKPLGSPQGAYQRTTPDGWEFTREFEHASVWVNTESGQAKITWK, from the coding sequence ATGAATACTCAACAGAGGACCACGCGATCAGGATGGGCTAAATTCTGTTTGCTGCTGATTTGCGTTGCCGTTTCCCAACGAGACGTAGGTCTTGCTGCGGACATCTACCGTAATAGTGATGGCAGTCAATTCGCGGCCAAGGACTTTTATCCAAAGTTCAGTTGGGACACCGCGCCAATGTATTACATGTTTGGGGATGGGCAGCGCGTCCTTCGTGCTAACGAAGTTGAGTTCATCGCTGCGAGAACGGATTTTATCTGCATCGAAAAATCGCACGGGCGCCAAGAACTCGGCGCCGCCGAACTAGGGGCCAAGCATGAGGCCGCGGCCTTTAAGAAGGTCAAGCCCGAGATGAAGGTGTTGTTCTACTTTAACTCTGCCTATGCCTGGCCCTTCACTTCTTACAATCAAGCCTTTACCCGGAGAGAGATCGACAAGCATCCTGAGCTCAAGAGGTTTCTGATCGTCGATCCCAAAACAGGCGAGCTGGCACATCGAAACAATGTCTTCTTTTTTGATGTGCTCAACCCTGAACTGCGTCAGTGGTGGGCCAACACCGTTGCAAAGGGTGTTGCCGAATCTGGCTGCGACGGGGCTTTCATTGATCAAATGCACGGTTTTGCCTGGCTTCGAGAAGACCAGAAGGATGACGTACAGAAAGCGATGGGTGAGATGATGGCCTTGCTGAAACAGAAAATGGGACCAGGCAAAATCCTACTCGGCAACAACGCTAACCAGGAGATTGCCAAGCATGTTTTTCCGGTGATCGATGCCAGTATGTTTGAGCACTATAGTGAAAAACTCCTGAGCAAAGAGGCGCTGCTTCAAGATTGGGACGATATGTTGCGTATCGCCCAGGCTGGGAAGATGTCGATTTTTCGGATCGGTGTCGAATCCGACCGCAGTCGGAACCAAAACCAAGGTCCTCAAGGATCACGACGCGATTATTCCGAACTGGCCAAAGAACGAGCAGAATACTATCTCGCCTGTTTCTTGATTGGTGCTCAGCCCTATTCCTACTTCCAATATGGCTGGGGATGGACCTTGTCATCGGGATCTTTACATGACTTCCCTGAACTACATAAACCGCTCGGCTCACCTCAGGGTGCCTATCAGCGAACAACGCCCGATGGTTGGGAGTTCACTCGTGAGTTTGAGCACGCAAGCGTATGGGTGAATACTGAAAGTGGACAAGCTAAGATCACCTGGAAATAA